In Mytilus edulis chromosome 4, xbMytEdul2.2, whole genome shotgun sequence, the following proteins share a genomic window:
- the LOC139521595 gene encoding small proline-rich protein 3-like, with product MPESLYFGKPASGYFGMSSSRYIEMPASRYFGMPASRYIGMPVSRYIGMPASRYFGMPASRYIEMPASRYFGMPAARYFGMPASGYIGMPASGYFGMPASRYIEMPASRYFGMPASGYSGMPASRYIGMPASGYFGMPASRYVGMSVFGYVGMPESINNWKPASKR from the coding sequence ATGCCAGAATCCCTATATTTTGGGAAgccagcatccggatattttggTATGTCATCATCCAGATATATTGAGATGCCAGCATCccgatattttgggatgccagcatccagatatattgggatgccagtatccagatatattgggatgccagcatccagatattttgggatgccagcatccagatatattGAGATGCCAGCATCacgatattttgggatgccagcagccagatattttgggatgccagcatccggatatATTGGGATGCCGGCAtccggatattttgggatgccagcatccagatatattGAGATGCCAGCATCccgatattttgggatgccagcatccggatattctgggatgccagcatccagatatattgggatgccagcatccggatattttgggatgccagcatccagatatgTTGGGATGTCAGTTTTCGGATATGTTGGGATGCCAGAATCTATAAATAATTGGAAGCCAGCATCCAAACGTTGA